Sequence from the Pedobacter sp. D749 genome:
TTCAGGTCATTTGCAGAACTTTATTTAAATGCAATTGTTATCCTGTAAAATAATATTTATCATATCATGACTTGGGTTAACTTAACTTCAATAGAACAGCTTGATGAAATCAAAAACGCAAGCGGTTTTAGCCTTATTTTTAAGCACAGCACGCGATGCTCCATTAGTTTAATGGCTAAAAAGAATTTCGAATTTGATTGGGATGTAATTCCGGCAGATACTAAACTTTACTTTTTAGACCTGATCAGTTACCGCGAAATTTCGAACAAAATTGCCGAAATATTTCAGGTAGCCCACCAATCGCCACAGATTTTGTTGATTAAAAACGGCGATTGTGTATTGGAAGCTTCACATAGCGATATTTCTGCAGATGAAGTTGCAGAAGTAATCGCAGCCTAACGATAAAAAAGATTTCAGACAAAGGGTATTCAAGCATTTGGATCCCTTTTTTTGTGGTTTAGTGTTTTTTTTCAGAAAAGCAATGCCTGTTTTTTATCGGTTAGTGTAGTCCTGCTGTACACTGTACCTTTTTGGCTGCCCTTCGACTCCGCTCAGGGTGACAACCAAAAAGCTGCCGCTCCCATCAGGTTTATTACCGTAGGGTCTGTGTAGGAAAATCACCAAACGTTCCTTCGGAACGAAAACGCCTATTCGTTTATATTACCTATGAGACGTTCCGATGGAACGTATAACAATATACATAACAAACATACCGTTACGTGCGCCGTCCCAGAGGAACGAATCATGGGTAGCACAAATAATATTTTATTATTAGTGTCGTTCCGTAGGAACGTTTCGTGAAACAACAATTGATTATTGATCAGATTTCAGTCTGTGCGGACACAGACCGAGGATGCGGGAACGCACCAATGCCCATGCATATTAATTATATGCGCCGTTCCAGAGGAACGCATCATAGGTAGACAGGGTAACAACAAAAAAGGTCCCGATTTACATCGCGACCTTCTAAAATTTATAATTGTTATGGCTTAAGCTACCACAGTATTTTCTATTTTCAACACCTTTGAAGTTTTATTTCTGGTTTCTTTACAAAGCGCTGCGTCCTGAGCAAGTGATTTTCCATAAGTAGGAATCATCTCTTTAATTTTTGCCTGCCATTCTTCAGTGGCCAGATCTTCAGCAAAACAACGGTTTAATAAATCAAGCATGATCGATACGGCTGTTGAAGCACCAGGAGATGCACCCAGCAAAGCCGCAATAGAACCATCAGCAGCACTTACCACCTCTGTACCAAACTCTAAAACACCACCTTGTTTTTCATCCTTTTTAATCACCTGAACACGTTGACCGGCATATTCCAATTCCCAATCTTTAAGTTCGGCAGTTGGTAAATATTCTTTCAGTGCTTCCAATCTATCTTCTGGTGATTGTCTTACCTGTTCGATTAAATACTTGGTTAAATCCATATTATGTAATCCTGCAGAAATCATCGGACGGATGTTATTGAATTTTATCGATTTTGGTAAATCCAAAAACGAACCATTTTTAAGGAATTTGGTAGAGAAACCAGCATAAGGACCAAACAATAATGCTTGTTTACCATTAATCATTCTGGTATCTAAATGCGGAACCGACATTGGCGGTGCGCCAACTGCAGCCTTACCATATACTTTAGCGTGGTGTTTTTTAATAATTTCCTCATTGGTACATTTTAACCATTGTCCGCTTACCGGGAAACCGCCAAAACCTTTTCCTTCAGGAATATCCGATTTTTCTAACAATGGCAAAGAACCACCACCTGCACCAATAAATACAAATTTAGCTACGCGTTTACGTTTATCGCCACTCTCCAAATCTTTAACCTTTACAATCCAGTTGCCGTCTTTATTTTTCTTCAGATCACGGATTTCGTGGTTAAAATACATGCTCACATTGCTTTGCTCCTTTAAGTTGTTGAACATGTCGCGGGTTAAAGTACCAAAGTTAACATCGGTTCCCAGATCCATCTTGGTTGCGGCAACTTTTTCGTTGCTCTTGCGGCCATCCATAATCAATGGTGCCCAGTTTTTTACCTGCTCAGCATCCTCCGTATATTGCATCTCGCTAAACAGATCGCATTGTGTTAATGCATCATAGCGTTTTTTAAGATATTCTACGTTCTTTTTGCCCCAAACAAAACTCATGTGGGGAATATTGCGGATAAAATTGCAAGGCTCAGAGACCAATCCTTTACTGACCAAGTAAGACCAAAACTGCTTAGATACCTCAAAATGCTCTGCAATCTGCACTGCTTTTTTAATTTCAACCGTACCGTCTTTCTTTTCGGGTGTATAGTTTAATTCACAAAAAGCAGAGTGACCCGTTCCGGCATTATTCCAGGCGTCAGAACTTTCTGCCGCCGCAATATCTAAACGTTCGTAAATTTCTATGCTTAAATTGGGCTCTAATTGTTTTAATAAAACACCCAGGGTTGCACTCATGATGCCAGCCCCTATTAAAATTACATCAGCGTCAGTTTTACCAACTGTCTTTTTCTTTTTTGTCATCTTAGTTTAAAGGAGTTACAAATTTAGAATGATTTTAAACATACCACGAATTTTAAAGCATTAAATCTTAAAAAATTGCCTAAAAATTAGAAATACTTTCTGTTTTTTGACAACTTCTAATCAAATTTTAATCCAAAACACAGTTCGAATACGAACAAGCAAAAAAAGATAGTAGCACCTTATTAAAAGCGAATTATTAACTTGCTAATTGCACCGCCCATTCCTTTAAAATATTTGCCATTTTATTCATAAATGACTAAAAAAAATTAAATTTCGACAACATGTCCAGCCGTTTTACAGACGAAATGAAGAAGAATCTACAATTCTGATTTTTTTCCAATCCTAAAATGTTAGTTTTATAAATCTATTTGCTTAAAACATACCCATGAAGAATTTAGTTTTATTTTGCACCGTCCTATTTTTAGCTGCCTGTTCTGGCGAAAAAACCGATCAGCTATTGCTCGAACTCGACAAAAAGAAACTGGCCGAAAATATCAACTACGATAAGATCACTTTTTATAAGTTTGCTAAAATAGCTGTCCGCTCAACTGCTGTTCAGGATACTACCCAGCCCGAGTATCAAAAATTCAGCAAACAGGCGCAAAGTGTTGTTCGAACCTTAAACAAAGTGAACGGGCATGGAAATGAAAACATTTCTGTAATAGACGCCTTAAGATTATATAAAGAATATCGATCGGTTAAGCAGTTTGTGAAAGAAACCGATGAAGATGTTTTCCCTCTCTTAACTGCTGGACTTATTGCCATGAATAACGGAGCAAGAACCCCTGTTCCCTTTTTTAAAGATTTTAACAAAGCCTACTATCAAAACATAGAACATGCCATTTTAAGTATGGCTGTACTAACCACAAGAGATTTAGGGCAGCCTTTTGCATTATACGAATGTTCTAAAACCCAGCCCGAGCTACTTGATGACTGCGAAATTAAGACCCTGCTCGAATTTGTCCGCGGCTTTTTATTTTTTGGTAATAACCTATTTTATCTTTCAGAAGATGGTCTTTCCAGAAATATTAAGTGGCTGGATAAAAACGAGAAAATCCCACTCCCCTATACCAAAGCATTTTTTGGATGGAGCCGTTTAAGCGATGAGCAAACCCATGTTGCATTTCATAGCATGAATTATCTTTTTAGAGGTTTCGACCGGATGAGAATGGAGCGAAAAATTGATGAAGAAAGATCACTTGAAGATTTTGAGGCATTTTTAAACGACATGAATAAACTGGGCATTCAAAACGAACTGGTTTGGGGAATAACCGCTTACCTGAACTTAAAAAAAGAAAAACCAGAACAGTCGTTACCAGCGTTAGAAAAGTTAAGCAAAAGCCCATTATTCTCTAACAGCGAACGCGAAGCCCTACAACAAACTATAGTTTATGTAAAAGATCGCAAATCAGATAAGGCTTTAACAAATGTGTTCGACAAAGCATTTATCGGTAAAATTGCCACCAAATATATGATAGCACTCCTATCGAAGATAGATTGGGAAAAACTGATGAAACAGCAGGGAGTTCCTTATACCGAAGAAGTATTTGCCGGTATAGGCAAGTTTAAAGCACTTTCCAATTCGGTGAGTGAGTATACTCAGCCATCAACCATAGAAAAGGGAAAGAAAGAAATTGGCAAAAAAGGCAGCGAACTGCTCGAAAAAGCTAAAGGGTTATGGAATTAATTGCAATCATCATGATAAGTTAAGAGATTCGTCATTCCCAACTTGATTGGGAATCTTACTACATTATACATGTTTATAAGATTCCCGCCTACGCGAGAATGACGAATACACCAGAAACCTCCCCTATCATTTTTTAAGCTTCGCTTTAAATATTTTTTCCAGTTTCTCTATTTTGGGCTGGATCACTAACCTGCAATAAGGTTCACTTCCATTTTTATTGAAATAATTCTGGTGATAATTTTCGGCAACATAAAATGGTTTGGCCGCTTCAATAGCGGTAACCACTTTTTTACCATAAGCATTGGTTTTATTCAATTCTGCTTTATATTTTTCAGCCAAAGCTTTTTGTTCAGCTGTGTGGTAAAAAACAACTGAACGGTATTGCGTACCACTATCAGCCCCCTGACGATTTAGTGTAGTCGGATCGTGGCTTTTCCAAAAAACTTCCAATAAATCATCGTAAGAAATCACCATTGGGTTATAGGTAATTTCTAAAACCTCAGCATGCCCGGTAGCACCGGTACATACTTCTTCGTAAGTTGGATTAGTTAAAGTACCACCTTCATAACCTGATTTAACCGAGACCACGCCTTTTAAACGTTGAAATATTGCTTCCGTACACCAGAAGCAACCCATTCCGAAAGTTGCTTTTTCGGTTTTTTTTCCTTGTGCCTGAGCTTGATTCAGAGCTAAAACCGATAATAGAATTAAAATTATTTTTCTCATTGTGTGTTTATTTGTTTCTATTCGTTATGAGGCTATCATGATTTATCACTTGATTTTTGATATGCTTAATCATGATGCTTTCATTGTGTGTTTTTATTTATTAGTCGAAAATAATCCCTAAACCTTACAGCTAAATTGAATTATCTACATCTAATTATACGCAAAAAAACAGGCAGTAGTTTGCATCAAACCAATAATGGGTTTTGTATGACAATCGCAACAATTTGCCAATTTCGTTGTTTATGTTAATAACTTAAAAATCTGATTAACAAAATTTTAAATTGCTAATCCATCATTCAAAGCCACTTATTAACAATTCTTTTTAAATTCGTATAACATTAAATATAAAATTATGTCTACACCGTATATTCCTTGTTTAGATTTAGGCTCTTACATCAATGGTACCGAAGAAGAGCGCAAAAAGTTTTCTGATGAATTGGGCAGGGCTTTTAACGATTCGGGTTTTGTTACCATTACCAACCATGGTTTAAGCCAGGAATTAATTGATAAGCTTTATGAAAATATTAAAGCTGCCTTCTCGCTACCTGTTGAAATCAAAAGGAAATATGAAAAACCAGAGTTAGCTGGTCAACGTGGTTACACCAGTGCTGGTAAAGAAACCGCCAAAGGTGCAAAAACACCAGACCTGAAAGAGTTCTGGCAAATTGGTCAGGAAGTTACTGACGGCGATCCGGTTAAAAATGAATATCCTGACAATGAAGTTTTAGAGGAATTACCTGAATTTAACAAAGTAACGGGCAACATCTATAAAAAACTGGAAGAAAACGGAACGCATTTATTGCGTGCCATCGCTACTTATTTAGAACTGCCGATTAATTATTTTGATAAACATGTTCATAACGGAAATTCTATTTTAAGGGGTATCCATTACTTTCCGATCGAAAACCCTGAGACTATTCCTGATGATGCGGTACGTGCCGGTGCGCATGAAGACATCAACCTGATTACCTTATTAATTGGCGCCAGTGCTGATGGCCTTGAAGTGTTAACCCGAAGCAACGAGTGGTTGCCAATTAAAGCACATCATACTGATATTGTGGTGAACGTGGGTGATATGTTACAGCGTTTAACCAATAATAAATTAAAATCGACGACGCACAGAGTGGTAAATCCGCCTCGTGAACTAATGAAAACATCGCGCTTCTCTGTTCCATTTTTCTTGCATCCACGCAGCGATATGGATTTAACCAGTTTACCATCAACCATTGATGCGGAACACCCTAAAGCTTATAGCGATATGACCGCGGGCGAGTACCTGGATGAAAGATTAAGAGAAATTGGATTGAAGAAATAGTTTGGAGTCGTGAGTCCTCAGTCTTGAGTCTCCAGCGATTTGTAAAGAAAGATCAAAGCATCGGCTAAAACCGGTGCTTTTTTGTTATTTTCAAAACATGCATTCAACAACTTTAGAAGTTTTCGCCGGGATTGATGGGATTGGTTCTGCTTCAGGCTTGTTCCTTCAGGAAGATTTACTGTATATCATTGGCGATAATAGTGGCTATTTGAACGAATATAACATCAAAACCAGGAAGCTTCGGAAAATTCAGATCTTATTTGATAGCTCACTTAATCAGTTAGAAAATATACCTAAATCCTTAAAACCCGATTTCGAAATCCTTTGTCATCATGACAATAAACTCTACATTTTAGGTTCTGGATCAACACCCAAAAGAAACCTGATGATCGAATTCGATCTGAAAACACAAAAGTTTGTTCAAAAAGACCTGACCAGTACCTACACCAAACTTAAAGCTATTGCCAAAATAGATGATCAGAACTTTAACCTCGAAGGGGCAATTTTTACGGGAACCGAGTGGATGCTTTTTAACCGTGGCAACGGAATAGAAGCAAAGAATGGCATATTCAAAATCCAGGGAGCAGATTTAGCTAAAATTCAACAAGCTCAGTTTAACTATTTTAAGCTTCCTAATATTAATCACGTTGAATCATCTTTTACAGATGCTGTATTGGTAAAAAATGAGATATTTTTTATTGCTACCGCAGAAGATAGCCAATCGACTTATGCCGATGGCGAAATTATGGGAAGTTTTATTGGCAGTATTAACCTGCAGACTTTAAAGCTAACTTTCAGCAATAAAATCTCTGGCAAACATAAATTTGAAGGCATTACTTTATTTAGTCAAACCGGGCATAATACAACTTTTTTATTGTGTGAAGATCTTGACACCGAAGAACTTAAAACGGTTATTTATAAGTTGGCAATCAATTTTTAGGCAGAAGAGTTGTCAACTTTAATGGCCAGTTTGCCAGAAAGTTGACAATTCTAAGTTTTAATTTTTCAACAAACTCCTTACACTAACCTTTGGCGTTTCTCAAGCCGGCACAATAAAAATCGCATCGTTTTCGATTACCTGCCCTTCATCAAAATAGTATCCGGCAGTAACCGGAATAATGGCTGTGATTGATTTTCCGTCTTTGTCTTTTGTAGGATAGGTGACATTAATTAAATGGCTTTTCATGCTCACCTGAACCTTTTTGGAGGTTAACCTCGCCCCTGTGGCATTCACACAATCCAATTCTACTATTTTCGAACTATTTATACCCGACAGATCCAATGAATTGGCCAAACGGATGTTAAAAGATTTACCCGTATTGTTTTTTATAGAAGCTAAAACTTTATAGCGGTCGAAATCCTGGTCTTTTATGGTAAACTTTTCTTTATTGATAACAGAATAGGTTACGGCAATTCCGTTTACATTTACGGTTTCTCCATCTTTAATCTGCTGTGCATTTGCGATTGAAATCATTGCCAAAAAAGGCAATAAAAAAATTAATGTTTTAATTAATTTCATAGTATTAAGCTATTTTTAGGTTTATATTCTGAAATTACGAATAAAAACAAACTTGATCAATGATTACAGGTAATTCTATTTCTTCGATTCATCAATCGCCTTGTTTACCACATCTTGTATCCTACCCCTAATTTTCAGGTTAGAAAGTTTATCAGTAACGGTAGGATTAACCCGGTTCGACAGAAACACATATACCAAACCACGTGATGGATCTACCCACACACAGGTTCCGGTATAGCCCGTATGTCCATAAGTTTGTGGTGAAGCTAAATTAGAAGGGTAATGTTTGGTACTATCCGGATCCCAGCGATCGAAACCCAAACCTCTGCGACTCACATTTGACTGTTTCGAGGTAAACATATCCACTGTTGTGTTTTTGAAATACTCCACCCCACCATAGGTACCACGGTTCAACAGCATCTGGTAAATAATAGCCAGATCGTTAGCGCTGGCAAATAAACCCGCATGACCAGATACACCACCAGCCAAAGCCGCCCCCTGATCGTGAACGTAGCCAACTAAAAGTGTTTTCCTGAAATAGGTGTCCATTTCTGTTGGAATAATCTGCTCTGGTTTAAAACGGTTGCGTGGCAAAAAACCTGCAGTTTGCATGCCTAGTGGTTTATAAAAATTTTCGTAAGTGTATTGATTTAAAGGCTCTTCACTAATATGCTCTACAATATCTTTCATTACATACATACTGATATCGCTATACACATATTTACCACGTGTTCTTATTGGCGAATTGAGCATTTTAGGCCACATAAAATCTTTAAAAAAGCCTTTTTTGATATAATAGTTATCGGCTACTTTGGTTGGATAAGCTGCCGATGAATCTCTGCTGTAATCGCCTGTTTTAACATAATCGTGAAAAGGAATGTAAGGGATAAAACCGGCCTGGTGCAACATCACTTCTCTTACCTGAATATTGTTCATGGGTGTGGTGCGGGCCTTGGGGATATAAGCGCCAATGTTGGTATCTAATTTCAACTTTCCTTCTTCGAACAAACGCATAACCGCAGGTGTGGTTGCCGTTATTTTGGTTACAGAAGCCAGATCAAAAATATCGGTTACCTTATCAGGCACATTGGTATCGTAAGTATGGGTACCATAAGCCTTATTAAAAATCACTTTACCGTCTTTCGCTACCAAAACCACCAATCCTGGCGTTGCTTTCTGTGCGATCGCTTCGGCAGCAATAGCATCAATTTCTTTTAAATTGTTCGAATTCAAACCTGCATCTTCGGGTACAGTGTATTTTAAGCGTGTAGCTGTTGTAGTAAAACCTGAACCTGTGGTATAACGGGCAGAATAAGCAGTAGTTAACTTATTTGAAGCGGCAATGCCTCCAAAAATATATTGCGGTACAATGGCAGCCGCATCTGCATTGTTTTGACCGGTCCATACAATCGGCGATTTTAAGAGATCGAATGATTTTAAACCAGGTCCGTTACCAAAAAAGGAAATAATTACCTGTTTATTTTTACTGATACTGTTAATGAAATTAATGTATCTTGCTTTGTTTACATTTTGATCATCAATAGAAATTAAAATGGTATTGAAATATTTAAGGTCATCTTCTAAATCGTTCAAATTCAAACTATCTCTATAAGAATCGGCAGAAAATGAAGTGATTTTATCGTATTTATTTGCCAAACTATCAAAAACGCTACTGTAAGCAAAACTCAGGCTGACCGAAGCAATATTCTTTTTTTCTAATGATTTTAAAGGAATAATTCCATCCTGGTTGTTTAACAATACTGTTGCGTTAGAAATCGCATTGGCAACAGCCAGTTTTTTCTCATTCGCTGTATGATCCTGTGCGCAAGCCATTAAACATAAAACATTGCAGCAAAATGCTACAGCCAGGATACACAATCTATTTCGCTTCATATACTTTTTCTCCGTTCAAATAGGTTTTTAAGACTTTGGTTTTTAATATGTTATGTGGTGTTGATTTTAAAATATCGTGATCGAGCATAACAAAATCGGCAAATTTACCTTTCTCCAAACTTCCTTTTTCTTCTTCCTCAAAATTGGCTTTGGCGGCCCAAATGGTCATACCGCGTAAGGCTTCTTCAGGAGTTAAAGCATTTTCCATCTGAAAGCCACCTTTCGGAAAGCCTTTTGCATCTGCTCTCACTGTTGCAGCATAAAACGTTAATAATGGATTAATGTTTTCAACTGGAAAATCGGTACCCAAAGGAATCCAACCATTTTGCTTTAACAATTGTTTATAAGCGTAAGCACTTTTTAACCTTTCGGTGCCCAAACGCTGCCCGGCCCAATACATATCGGAAGTGGCATGTGTAGGTTGCACGGAAGGGATAATACTGGCTTTCCCGAACAGGTCAAAGTCTTTAGCGTTAACTACCTGTGCGTGTTCGATGCGCCAGCGCTGATCGTTTTTACCTTTTAAAATTTTATTGTAAATATTCAGGATTACCCGATTGGCCGAATCGCCAATGGCATGGGTACACATCTGGAAATGATTGGCAGCAATTTTTCTGGCTACTTCTTCAAAATGTTTCTGATCGCTTAATAAAAAACCTGTTTTGTCTGGCATATCGCTGTAAGGATGCAGCAGGCAGGCACCACGCGAACCTAAAGCACCATCGGCATAAACTTTAAAAGCCCGAACATTTAACCGATCGGTTTTAATTGGCCCGCGGCTAAAAAGATATTTATAATTATCTGGCTCATCAGAGAGCATTACATAAAGCCTCATTTTCAGTTTATTTTCTTTCTGCAGTTTTTCGATGAATTCTACAGCCAGGTAACTCAGTCCACAATCATCAATGGTGGTTAAGCCAGCAGCAAAACAGTTTTTCTGTGCGTCGATAAATATCTTTTCAGCCAGTTTAGCATCTGGTGATGGGATTTTACGTTCTACCAGGGCTACAGCATTATCGATTAACACACCAGTAAGCTTTCCATTTTCGGTAAGCATATCGCCACCTACCAATTTCTGTTCACTTTTAATTCCGGCATCATCCAACGCTTTTTGGTTAGCAATGGCTGCGTGCCCATCGATACGGTTTAAAAATACCGGGCGATCCGGAAAAAGTGTGGTTAACTTTTCATTTGTTGGGAAAGCTTTATTGTCCCAATCGTTTTGGTCCCAGCCATTGCCAATTAACCAGCCATCAGGATGCGTTTTGGCAAAATCAGATAAGCGCTTAAGCACTTCATCCCAGGATTTCGTTTCTCTTAAATCAGCTGTTTGCAAACTTTGTCCGTAGCCATAAAAATGGGCATGCGCATCTATAAAACCTGGATAAACAGCTTTACCCCAGGCATTAATCTCTTCTTTACCAGCATATTTTGATTTGATATCATCACTCGTGCCAAGTTCCAGGATCTTACCATTTTTTACTACGAAGGCCTCAACCGTATCAAATTTACTGTTAACGGTATAAACTTTTGCATTATAAACAATTACATCAACCGCCTCTCTCCTGGAACAAGAAGTGAACAGTATAACCAGAAAAAGACCGTATAAAATGGATTTCATATCGATAAAGATAGAAAATTGGAAGCATTTGACTTTGTAAATTCGGTTTTACAGAAATGTCTATTGTCATGCTGAGGCACGAAACATCTGTAACCGATCAGCACATCTGTTGAATTCTTACTGGCTAATTCAGTGACTATATTTATTCGGTAAAAGATTCTTCACTGCGTTCAGAATGACAGCCAAATCCGTGGTCTGTGTCTCCACAAACCGCTTTCCTTTCTCTTAGCATTTCGTTAAGACCACTATATTTTTTTGCCACGGAGGCACAGAAAGCACGGAGAATATATCTTGAGTTAATTAAATACCAGTAAGCCTGGGGAAAATTCTTCACCAGGTTCAGAACGACAGGCCTATATAAAATAAACCTGATGGGAACGGCATGCCGATTTTTTTCAATCGGGATACAGTGTACAGCGGGACTACCGTACCCGATTGGTATAGGAGCCTGCTTTTCAAAAAACAAAACCTCAGCAGGAATAACAAATTGTTCCTGACAAAGATTCTTCACTACGTTCAGAAGGACAGGTAGCAATTCAATTCTATTTACCTACAGTCATTTACATGTTGAGTTTTAAACAAATCAGGTTCCTTAAGCTTATTTTGCATAATTTAGCGAATTCACTTTGCCTTAATACATGACTGATATTATTCACTTATTGCCTGATGCTGTTGCCAATCAAATTGCTGCCGGAGAAGTTGTTCAACGACCTGCTTCTGCGGTAAAAGAATTGCTCGAAAATTCTATTGATGCCGGCGCGGATAGAATCCAATTAGTAATAAAAGATGCAGGTAAGGCATTGATTCAGATTATAGATAACGGCTGTGGAATGAGCGTTACCGATGCCAGAATGTGTTTCGAACGCCATGCCACTTCGAAGGTAAAAAAAGCCGAAGATTTATTTGCCATCCGCACCATGGGTTTCCGTGGCGAAGCCATGGCCTCTATTGCGGCAATCTCGCAGGTAGAGATGAAAACCCGCAGGCATGAGGATGAAATTGGCACCTGTATCTCTATCGAAGGCGCACAGGTAACCAATCAGGAACCGGTTGCCACCTCACCAGGAACACAGATTTCGATTAAAAACTTATTTTTCAATACACCTGCCAGAAGAAACTTCCTTAAAAGTAATCCGGTAGAAATGCGCCATATCCTGGACGAATTTCAACGGGTAGCATTGGCACACCCTGCTGTATTTTTTAGTCTGCACCACGATGGCACAGAGATTTTTAACCTGCCAAAAGGCAATTTAAAACAGCGTATTGTCCATCTTTTTGGCAACAATTATAACGAACGTCTGGTTCCAGTTGAAGAAGAAACCACCATCATTAACCTCAAAGGGTATATTGGTAAACCTGCTTTTGCAAAAAAAACCAGGGGCGAACAGTTCTTTTTTGTGAATAACCGTTTTATTAAAGATCCTTATTTAAACCACGCGGTAAGCTCTGCTTTCGAAGATTTATTACCGGATGACAGCTACCCGCTGTATGTTTTGTTTATTGAGATCGATCCGTCGAAAATCGACGTAAACGTTCATCCCACTAAAACAGAGATTAAGTACCTGGACGAAAAATCCATTTACGCGATTATGAAATCGGCGGTAAAACGTTCCATTGGCCGTTATAACATTTCACCGACTTTAGATTTCGATCAGGAAACTGGTTTCAGTAATATGATTACCCATAAAGCGGTTGAAGATATTGTACCACCGAGCATTAATTTCAATCCTGATTTTAATCCGTTTGCGAGTGATAGCAGTTCTACATCTGGTTATGCTTCATCACCAAGAAATTATGACGCAAAACCAAGTGCAAAAAACTGGGGTTCGCTTTATGATATAACTGAACAGCCAGTTGTAGAGCAGACCTCTATTTATGCTGATGAAACTGTTTTAGAAACCAAGCAGAAACAGTACATGCAATTGCACAACCGCTATATTGTTTCGCAGATTAAGTCGGGCTTAATGGTGATTGATCAACAAATGGCACATGAGCGGATCCTTTATGAACGTTTTCTCGTACATCTTGACGACCGCAAAGGCGCATCGCAGCAGAGTTTATTTCCGCAAACCATTACACTTAATGCCAACGATTTCGAATTGGCAAAAAGTTTACTGGACGATATAAAAAGTTTAGGCTTTGATGTACGC
This genomic interval carries:
- the ytxJ gene encoding bacillithiol system redox-active protein YtxJ; translated protein: MTWVNLTSIEQLDEIKNASGFSLIFKHSTRCSISLMAKKNFEFDWDVIPADTKLYFLDLISYREISNKIAEIFQVAHQSPQILLIKNGDCVLEASHSDISADEVAEVIAA
- the msrA gene encoding peptide-methionine (S)-S-oxide reductase MsrA, producing the protein MRKIILILLSVLALNQAQAQGKKTEKATFGMGCFWCTEAIFQRLKGVVSVKSGYEGGTLTNPTYEEVCTGATGHAEVLEITYNPMVISYDDLLEVFWKSHDPTTLNRQGADSGTQYRSVVFYHTAEQKALAEKYKAELNKTNAYGKKVVTAIEAAKPFYVAENYHQNYFNKNGSEPYCRLVIQPKIEKLEKIFKAKLKK
- a CDS encoding amidohydrolase, with product MKSILYGLFLVILFTSCSRREAVDVIVYNAKVYTVNSKFDTVEAFVVKNGKILELGTSDDIKSKYAGKEEINAWGKAVYPGFIDAHAHFYGYGQSLQTADLRETKSWDEVLKRLSDFAKTHPDGWLIGNGWDQNDWDNKAFPTNEKLTTLFPDRPVFLNRIDGHAAIANQKALDDAGIKSEQKLVGGDMLTENGKLTGVLIDNAVALVERKIPSPDAKLAEKIFIDAQKNCFAAGLTTIDDCGLSYLAVEFIEKLQKENKLKMRLYVMLSDEPDNYKYLFSRGPIKTDRLNVRAFKVYADGALGSRGACLLHPYSDMPDKTGFLLSDQKHFEEVARKIAANHFQMCTHAIGDSANRVILNIYNKILKGKNDQRWRIEHAQVVNAKDFDLFGKASIIPSVQPTHATSDMYWAGQRLGTERLKSAYAYKQLLKQNGWIPLGTDFPVENINPLLTFYAATVRADAKGFPKGGFQMENALTPEEALRGMTIWAAKANFEEEEKGSLEKGKFADFVMLDHDILKSTPHNILKTKVLKTYLNGEKVYEAK
- a CDS encoding isopenicillin N synthase family oxygenase, with the translated sequence MSTPYIPCLDLGSYINGTEEERKKFSDELGRAFNDSGFVTITNHGLSQELIDKLYENIKAAFSLPVEIKRKYEKPELAGQRGYTSAGKETAKGAKTPDLKEFWQIGQEVTDGDPVKNEYPDNEVLEELPEFNKVTGNIYKKLEENGTHLLRAIATYLELPINYFDKHVHNGNSILRGIHYFPIENPETIPDDAVRAGAHEDINLITLLIGASADGLEVLTRSNEWLPIKAHHTDIVVNVGDMLQRLTNNKLKSTTHRVVNPPRELMKTSRFSVPFFLHPRSDMDLTSLPSTIDAEHPKAYSDMTAGEYLDERLREIGLKK
- a CDS encoding serine hydrolase — translated: MKRNRLCILAVAFCCNVLCLMACAQDHTANEKKLAVANAISNATVLLNNQDGIIPLKSLEKKNIASVSLSFAYSSVFDSLANKYDKITSFSADSYRDSLNLNDLEDDLKYFNTILISIDDQNVNKARYINFINSISKNKQVIISFFGNGPGLKSFDLLKSPIVWTGQNNADAAAIVPQYIFGGIAASNKLTTAYSARYTTGSGFTTTATRLKYTVPEDAGLNSNNLKEIDAIAAEAIAQKATPGLVVLVAKDGKVIFNKAYGTHTYDTNVPDKVTDIFDLASVTKITATTPAVMRLFEEGKLKLDTNIGAYIPKARTTPMNNIQVREVMLHQAGFIPYIPFHDYVKTGDYSRDSSAAYPTKVADNYYIKKGFFKDFMWPKMLNSPIRTRGKYVYSDISMYVMKDIVEHISEEPLNQYTYENFYKPLGMQTAGFLPRNRFKPEQIIPTEMDTYFRKTLLVGYVHDQGAALAGGVSGHAGLFASANDLAIIYQMLLNRGTYGGVEYFKNTTVDMFTSKQSNVSRRGLGFDRWDPDSTKHYPSNLASPQTYGHTGYTGTCVWVDPSRGLVYVFLSNRVNPTVTDKLSNLKIRGRIQDVVNKAIDESKK
- a CDS encoding malate:quinone oxidoreductase produces the protein MTKKKKTVGKTDADVILIGAGIMSATLGVLLKQLEPNLSIEIYERLDIAAAESSDAWNNAGTGHSAFCELNYTPEKKDGTVEIKKAVQIAEHFEVSKQFWSYLVSKGLVSEPCNFIRNIPHMSFVWGKKNVEYLKKRYDALTQCDLFSEMQYTEDAEQVKNWAPLIMDGRKSNEKVAATKMDLGTDVNFGTLTRDMFNNLKEQSNVSMYFNHEIRDLKKNKDGNWIVKVKDLESGDKRKRVAKFVFIGAGGGSLPLLEKSDIPEGKGFGGFPVSGQWLKCTNEEIIKKHHAKVYGKAAVGAPPMSVPHLDTRMINGKQALLFGPYAGFSTKFLKNGSFLDLPKSIKFNNIRPMISAGLHNMDLTKYLIEQVRQSPEDRLEALKEYLPTAELKDWELEYAGQRVQVIKKDEKQGGVLEFGTEVVSAADGSIAALLGASPGASTAVSIMLDLLNRCFAEDLATEEWQAKIKEMIPTYGKSLAQDAALCKETRNKTSKVLKIENTVVA